In Janthinobacterium agaricidamnosum NBRC 102515 = DSM 9628, the DNA window TCGCCCAGCGCCTGCAAGCCGGTCGGATTGATGAAACTGGTCAGCGTCAGCTGGCCCAGCTGGACCGGCGCGACGTTGCCCGGCACTTTGACGGACACCACGCCGTTTTCGCCGATGGTCAGGTCGGTGCCGTTGGCTGGAACGGTAATTTGCGGCACCAGCGGCAAGCCCTGGGCATTGGTCATCACGCCATTTTCGTTGACGCCGAGCTGGCCGGCGCGGGTGTAGGCGGCCTGGCCGTCCGGCCGCAGCACTTGCAAAAAGCCGTTGCCGGTGATGGCGACGTCGAGTTCGCGGCTGGTGGTTTGCGGGCTGCCGGTGGTAAATACTTTTTGCGTGCCGACCATGTGCGTGCCGTTACCCAATTGCACGCCCGAGGCCAGCGTATTGTCGGCGCGTTGCGCACCCGGTTGCTGCTCGACCTGGTAAAACAAGTCTTCGAACACGACCCGGTCGCGCTTGAAGCCGACCGTATTGACGTTGGCCAGGTTATTGGCGATGGCTTGCAGTTTTGCATCCTGGGCTTGCACCCCGGTCTTGCTGATCCACATTGCTGGATTCATAGTATTCCCCTGATTAATTCGCTGGCGGCTTAGGAACCCATCAGGCGGTTGCCCGATTGGGTCATGTCATCACTGGCCTTGAAGACCTTCATCTGCATTTCGAAGCTGCGGTTCAAGCTCATGGTGGCGACCATTTCCTCGACCGCCGACACGTTGCTGCCTTCCAGGTGGCCGCCGCTGACGCGCACCGCCGGATCGGCCGGCAAGTCGTCGCCGCTGCGGGCGACGATCAGTCCGGCCTCGTTCTTGGTCAGCTGGGCGCCGTCGGGATTGACCAGCTTGAGCTTGTCGATGGTCTGCATCAGCGCGCTGCCCGGCACTTGCACCGAGATGGTGCCGTCGACCCCGATCGCGACGCTGGTGTATTCCGGCAGCGTGATCGGACCGCCTTCGCCCAGCACCGGCCGGCCGTTGATGCTCAGCGTGCCGTTGGTATCGACCTGCATCGCGCCGGCGCGGGTATAGGCTTCGCCGTTCTGGACCTGCACCGTCAGGTAGCCGTTGCCGCTGACCGCCACGTCGAGGTCGCGGCCGGTTTCCTTGACCGTGCCGGAATGGGTGGCGATCGCGCTAGCCTGGGTCTGCGTCATGTGGCGGTCGTCGTAGCCGTAGCCGTTTTGCAGCGGCTGGGTAGTCGACACTTCCAGATTGGCGCGGAAGCCGGAGGTATCCATATTGGCCAGGTTGTTGGCGTGTACCTGCTGCGCCCGCAGGGCCCGGTCGGCCCCGCTCATGGCGGTGTAAATCAGCGCATCCATGTCAGCTTACCCTTTGCTTACAGTGCTTGCATCAGCGATTGCATCATCGCGCTCTCGGTCGAAATGACCTTCGAGTTGGCCTGGTAATTGCGCTGCGACGTCATCAGGCCCACCAGCTCGCTGGTGATGTCGACGTTCGACTGTTCCAGCGAGTTGGTCGACAGCTTGGCCGACATGCCGACGCCTGGACGGTCGTACAGCGCGTTGCCGGAAGCGGCCGAGGCGACCCAGCTGGTGTCGCTGACCGCGGTCAGTGCGGCTTCATCGGCGAACGTGGCCAGCGCGATGGTGCCGACATTCTGTTTCGAACCGTTGCTGTAGCTGGCCACCAGCGAACCGTCGCTGGCCAGTTCCACGCCGGTGTAGGTGCCGGACGTGCTGCCGTCCCACTTGTTGGCCGAGATGCTGGTGTCGCCGGCATACTGGGTGCTGCCGTTGTAGTTGATCGCCAGCGTGATGGGGTTGGCGCCGGCAATCGCGCCGCTGGTCAGCGGCACGGTGGCGAAGGTCGGCTGGTAGTCGGCCGGCACCGGCGTCGGCGGCGGATTGGTCGGGCCGTTGCCATTGATGGTGGCCAGCTGGCCCCTGGTGTCGAACGCCAGCTGGGTCACGCCGCCGACGGCCGTGTTGTCCAGCGTGTAATGCACTTCGACGGTGTTGGCGCCGGTTTTTACGAAATACTGGTTCAGCGTATGCGCCACGCCGAGCGAATCGTACAACTGCGAGGTCCTGGAGTCGTTGTAGGTCTGGCTGTCGCCCTTGTTGAACGTGCCGGTCTTGACCGACCATCCGGCCGACAGGTTGGTGGTGTACTCCAGCTTGGTGCTGGCCTGGGCCGGAATCTGGCCGGTCGGGATTTTCAGGTCGCCCACCGGGCCCAGCGCGGTGCTGCCCGGTACCGTGCCATAACCTTGCACTTTCCTGCCGTTGCTGTCGACCAGGTAGCCGTCGGAGCCCGCCTTGAAAATGCCGACCCGGCTGTAGCTCAGCGTGTTTTGCGCATCGCGGCTGACGAAGAAGCCGCGGCCGTCGATCGCCGCGTCGAGCCCGCGGCCGGTCTTCAGCACGCCGCCGCCCAGGTTGATGCTCTGGGACAGCGAGCCCACTTCAGCGCCGGTCGGGCGCGAGCCGGCGTACATCGCCGAGAAGTTGGCGCGGCTGCTCTTGAAGCCGAAGGTGCCGGCGTTGGCGATATTGTTACTGGTGGTGTTCAGTTGCTCGTTGATGGCCTGGATGCCGGACAGCGCGATGTCGAAACTCATGGTCGATTCCTCAAGTGAAGGACAATATCAAAATAGGGAGAAGGGATGGTTCAGGTTTTCTTGCCGTTGAAGCCGGTGATGTTATCCGGGGTGACATCACCGAGGTTGGACACATTCATCACGGCGCCGCCGCTGGCCAGCAGGCGCACGCTGTTGAGCTTGCCGGCAATATCGATGGTCGGCTTGTCCGAGCTGCTGGTGCTGACCGTCATCTTGTAGGTGCCCGGTGGCAAGCCCAGCGCCACCGGATCGATGGTGAACGGCACGCTGCCCGGTTCCTGCTTGCCGAGCTCGATCTTGTATTCCTTGTCGTCGGACCCCTTCAAGGTCACGGTGGTCTTGCTGCTCGCCGCCGCCAGCGTCACCGAACCGCTGATCTTGGCGTCGCTGGTCTTGACGGTGTCGGTTCTGGCCATCACTTCGGAACCGATTTGCGCGCCCAGCGCGATGATCTGGATGTTTTGCAGCGCATCGGCATTCGAGGCGGTCAGCGTGGCCAGGTTTTGCAGCGCCTCCATTTGCGCCTGCTGCGTCAATTGATTGACGAACTGCGCCGGGTCGGTCGGCGACAGCGGATCCTGGTTCTTGATCTGCGCCACCAGCAATTTGGTGAACATGTCCGAGGTGGCGCTGTTCTGCGACGGGTTCGGGTTATTGTTGCTGGCGTTGTTATTGTTGTTAAGCAAGTTGGTTTGCATGGTTTAAGTTTCGCCTAGTTTGAGTAAGGATTGCTGCATCGTCTTGATGCGGCCCAGCACTTCGACATTGCTTTCGAAGGCGCGCGACGCCGACATCATGTCGGCCATCTCGGCCACCGAGTTGACGTTCGGGTAAAACACCATGCCGTCGGCGTTGGCCATCGGATGGCCCGGTTCATACACCTTGCGCAGCGGTTCGTCGCTTTCGACCACGTCCAGCACCTGCACCCGCGCGCCATCCTGGGCGCCGCCATCGAACATGGCGGCGAATACCGGCTTGCGCGCGCGATAGGTTTCCGCTTCGGAACCGGCCACCGAATCGGCGTTGGCCAGGTTGCTGGCGATGGTATTGAGGCGCACGGTCTGCGCCGCCATCGCCGAACCGGCGATCTTGGAAATATCCTGGAAGCCCATCTTATTGTCCTGCGATGGCTTTGGCCAGGCCTTTCAGTTTCATGCTGGCGAAACTGAGGCTGGTCTGGAAATCGGAGGCGTTCTGCGAAAACGCCGCTTGTTCTACGCCGATCTCGACGGTGTTGCCGTCGCGGCTGGGATGGTAGGGTACCCGGTACAGCGACGCGGCGGCGTCGTCGACCGACAGGCCGCCTTCTTCGCGGTCTTGCAGTTGCTGCAGCGCGGCGCCGAAATCCATGTCCTTGGCCTGAAAACCAGGGGTGTTTTCGTTGGCGATATTGGCCGCCAGCACGCGCGTGCGGTCGGCCCGCAACTGCAACGCATCGGCGTGCACTCCCAGTGCTTCCTTGAAATTAATCCCCATGGTCATCCTTTGTCATAATGCCGGCCGGACACGAACGCGCCAAGCCGGCTGAAAATTGTTCCTGTGGGCATGTAAAATACGTTTGCCGCTCCAGGCATCGCCTGGCGCCCACGCTGATTGACTGTGTTATTTACTGTGACTAATAAGGTACACAATGACGTTTTCCACCGTGCCACCGGCGCCATCCCCGCGTGTTTCATTGCCGGGAAAGCGATCTATCTTGCTATCTTGCCTGTTTTTCACTGCCAGCCTCTATAGTAGTGCAGTCAACGCGGAATTGCCAGCCGACAATATATTAATCAGGGTGGAAAACGTTGCGCGAGAACAATTGGAACGACAGGCGGACGCCGCCAAACTGCTCGATCCGCAATTCGAGATTACTGTGGGCAAGACCGCGCGGCCGCTGGCCGCTTGCGCCAGGCCGGTGACCGTCGAGCCGGCCGACATGCGTTCGGCGACCCGCATGCGCCTGTCGGTGGTGTGTCCCGGCACGCCGGGCTGGCGCCAGGACGTGGTGGCGCGCGCGACGGTCTCGGCGCGGGTGGCGGTCAGCGCGGTGGCCTTGATGCCGGGCAAAGCGCTGGGGCCGGACGACGTTTTCCTGGAACGGCGCGACGTCTCGATGATCCCCGACAGCCTGTCCGACTTGCAAGCCTTGACCGGCCTGAGCAGCCGGCGCAGCCTGCGCGCCGGCGAAGTGCTGCGCCAGAGCCAGTTGACGGCGCAAGTGCTGGTCAAGCGCGGCGAAGCGGTGCGCATTGTCGCGCGCCGCGAACAGATCGAAGTGAGCATGGCGGGCGAGGCGATGGACCCTGGCGCCCAGGATGACGTGATACGGGTGCGCAACGCCGCCAGCGGCACGGTGATACGCGCCAGGGTGCTGGCGGCGGGGCAGGTCGAGCCGGCCGATATCCCGCTGAAATAGCTTCTTATTTGCTCTGTTGTTGCAGGCGGCTGGCCAGCCTGGCCAGCCTGGCCAGCTTGTCGGCATAGGCCGGGTCGGTGGCGTAGCCGCCGCGCGCCAGGCCTTGGGCAAAGGCGCCGGCGTCGCTGCCGGCGCCCAGCGCCGCCTTGTAGCGCGGGTTATCCAGCAGCACTTGCGCATAGTCGCGGAATGCGCTGGCCTGGTCCGGATAGCTGCGGAAACGCTCGGTTTTCTTCAGCGCCGCGCCGCCTTCGTATTCGGTGGTCAGCGCGCTGGTCACGTCGCCCGACCATTGCTTGCCGGCCTTGACGCCAAACAGGTTGTTGCTGTCTTGTCCGCCTTGCCGCAACGGCCGCTGGCCCCAGCCCGATTCCAGCGCCGCGTGGGCGGCGACGATTTCCGGCGCCACGCCGAGGCGCGCGCCGGCTTCCTCGGCCCATGGCTTGATCGCGTCGAGGAATTGCTGCTGCAACTGGCTGTCGACGCCGCTTGAGCCGCCCTGGTTGATGGCCGCCAGCGCGCTGCCCGGCTGGCTGCGGCCCAGGTAGGCCAGGCCTTCCGGCGTCAGGGCCGGCGGGGGCGCTGCATGGCTGGCGGAACCGGCACCGATAAAGCCGTTCACTTCGTTCTGCACTTGCCGGAACACGCTGCTGAAACTGGCGCCGCCGGCGGCCGGAGTGCTGGCCATGGCCGGGGCGGTAGCCTGGGCAGGCTGGGTGGCGCTGGTCGGCGCGGTAAAGAAATCAGCCTGGCGCATAGGTATCGTCCTCGCCATGCAGCACGCGCTGCATGATGCTGTATTGTTCGGTCAATAAATGGCTGTTGCGCTGGTTCAGGCGCTTACATTCAAGCACCATTTGTTCCAGCGCTGCCCAGTCGGTTTCCAATTGCAAACGCGGTGCGCCTTGCAGCAATTCGATGATCTGGTTCATCGTGCCGCCGGCGCCGCTCAAGCCGCGCACCAGGCTGACCCGCTGGCGGCGGCGCTGTTCCATGCCGTCGACCGCGGCATTGATGCTCTCGGCCAGTGCCGACAGGCGCGCCGGCTGGTGGCGCAGCGCGGCCTGGAATTGCTGCTCCTGCAGCTCCAGCAGCGCGCCATAGGCGGCGATATCGTCGCTGACGCCGCGCAGCACGCGCGTCAGCGCCTGCGGGCGCGTCATCTTGGCGGCGCCGCTCATGATTCACCGCCGTGGAAGCGCTGGATCAAGCCGGCCAGCTTGCCGGCGTCGAACGGCAATTCGCCCTTGGCCAGCGCATCGCGCAGCAGGGCTACCCGTTCATGGTCGATATCCGGCATGGCGCGCAATGCGGCCATGGCTGGCTGCAATACCGCCGATTGCAGCGGCGTGGCGTTGCCGGCGCCTGCCGCCGCTCCGGGCGTGGCCTCGGCGGCGCTGTCGGCGGGGGCGGCGGCTGCGCTGCGTTCAATGGCGCGGGCGCCGCTGGCAGTGCCGCTGGAAATTTTCATACGCTGGCCCTTGGATTTAATCTGCATGTTCCGCCCGTCCTTTTTTTGCGCCTGCCGGATTGAGCCTGGAATTGAGTGCCGGATTCAGCTTGTCCCGCAATTGCTTCAGGACTGCCGGGTCCGGCTCGCCGACATCGATGTCCTGCGACTTCGACGGCTTGGCGCCCGGCACGCCGAACATCGCCGCCACGCTGTCGGCCTGGCCACGGGTCAGGATCAGCAATTCGATGCGCCGGTTGATACCGGCCGCCGCGTTGGTGGCGTCGAGCGGGGCGCGGTCGGCCATGCCGACCACTTGCAGCACGCTTTCCGGATTCATGCTACCGGCCAGCAATTGCGCGCGGGCCGACATGGCGCGGTTGCTCGACAGCGTCCAGTTGGAAAACGCTTCATAATCGTTGTTGGTGTACTGCATCGAGTCGGTATGGCCGACGATCAGCATCTGGTTTTCCATTTGCGCGAATACCGGTCCCATCTGGCGCAGCAATTTGCGGAAGCGGTCGGTCGGGATCGAACTGCCGCGCACGAACATGCCTTGCTTGTCGGTGTCGTGCAACATGACCCGCAAGCCGTACGGCGTGATGACCGATTGCAGGTTGTTCGACAGGCCGGCTTCGGCGCTCAGCTTGTCGAGCGCGCGCGACAGCGCGGCCAGGTCTTCCGGCGACTGGTAACTCATTTTCGGCTGCGCCTTGCCGTCGTTGGCCTGCTTGCCGGCGGTGGTCGTATTGCCGCTGTTTTGGCGCGGCAGCGGGAAGTGGTCGATCAGGCTGCCGCGCGGGCCGCCTTTCGGCTCCGGCATCACGCCCTGGCCTTCGCCCTGGCGGCTGGCGGCGCTCGAATCCATCATGATTTCCTTCATTGCCTGCTGTTCGCGCGCGGCCATCAGCCACAACACCAGGAACAGCGACAGCAAGGCCAGGCAAAAGTCGGCGAACGCGACTTTCCACGCGCCGCCATGGGCTTCTTCATCGTGCTTGCGGCTGGATCGCTTGATGATCGCCTGATCATGTTTTTCATGCGGCTTTAGCACGGCGCTCCCCTGGACGGCGCGGTTGTTCTTCGGCTTCGCCTTCGAGCGCATTGATCCAGTTTTCCAACTGGGCGAAACTAGGCTTGATATTCAATTGCACCAGGCGGCGGCCGGCGTCGATCGCCAGCAGCGGCGGCTTGCCGGCCACGTGGGTCACCAGCACGACTTTGACGCATTCCATGGTCGAGCTTTCTTCGCTGACCAGTTGCTTCATCATATTGCAGATCGGATCGAGCACGCCGTAGCAAAAGAAGATGCCGATGAAGGTGCCGACCATCGCCGCGCCGACTTTTTCGGAAATTTCCGCCGCGTCGGCGCCGTCGGCCACCGAGTTCATCGCCATCACGATGCCCAGCACCGCCGCCAGGATACCGAAGCCGGGCATCGCTTCGGCGATCTTGTGCAGCGATTTCGACGGTTGCAGCAACTCATCGTGGATCGCTTCCAGTTCCTGTTCCAGCACGCCTTCCAGTTCATGCGCATTGATCTTGCCCATCGCCATCAGGCGAAAGTTATCGACGATAAACGCCAGCAATTTCGGGTCTTCCAGGATCAGCGGGTAACGCTGGAACAGCGCGCTTTCCTTCGGCGCCTCGACGTGGGCGTCGAGCGCCTTCAGGCCGCCGGCGGCGGTTTGCAGCAATTCATACATCAGCAGCAGCAACTGGCGCTGGAATTCCGAACCTTGCTTCTTGTGCGTGACGATCTTGCGGATCTGGGTCACCATTTCGCCCAGCACATGCTTCGGATTGCCCAGCACCAGCGCGCCGAGGGCGGCGCCGATGATGATGATCAATTCGATCGGCTGCCAGATCGCATGGACGGTGCCGCCCATCATGGCGAAGCCCCCGAATACACATCCCATTACGATTAAGATACCGATAATCACCATATTGAACTGCCTTTCTGCGTCATTGTTGATACTGCATCACACCACATCACACTGCTGGATTAGCGCCGCGCCGCCGGGCTATCCGCCTTGCAGCACGGCTTTCATCTTGACCAGCGCCGCCTTGTTCAACTGGCACACGCGGGCGTCGGTCAAATCGAGCACGGCGGCGATTTCCTTGTAGCTGAGTTCGAATTCGTAATACATTTGCACCACCCGCTGCTCGCGCTCATTCAAGCCGCGCAAGGCCTGTTCCAGGCTGCGCCGCACCATCAGCAAGTCTTCCGGACTGGGCGCGCTGTCGCCGCCGCTGCCGATGCCGCCCTCCTGCAGCAGTTCGTCGAAACTGCCGAGCTGCTCGGCGTTTTCCGCCAACTGGTATTGCTGGTAGGCCTCGGCCGTGATGCCCAGCGCGGCGATGATTTCCTGCTCGCCCGGTTCGCGGCCCAGGCGCCGGGTCAGCGCGCGCACGCTGTCGCGCAGGCGGTGGCTTTCCTGGCGTACCGCGCGCGGCCGCCAATCCTGGCGCCGCAATTCATCCAGGATCGCGCCGCGGATGCGCAGGCTGGCGTAACCGCCGAAAGCCTGGTCCGGCACGCCGTAGCGGCGCAGTGCTTCAAGCAGACCCATCAAACCGATCTGCTCCATGTCGTCGCGGTCGACGGCGCCCGAAATCTGCGAATTGAGCTGGCGCACGATGCGCTTGACCAGCGGCGCATAGGCCAGCAAATGGCGCTGTTCCTCGGCCGCGTCGAGCACGGCGCCGGCGCCGGCATATTCCCCGGCGCCGTAAGCGTCGGCGTACTGGTCGGCATAAGCCGCGTCGCTCACCACCTTGTCTCCCGTGGCATCGGCTTGGGCTTACTCAATGATCAGCTTGCCGATCATGACTTCGGTAAATGGCTTGTCCATTTTTTCCTTGTCATAACTGGCATTGAAGGCGTGATTGATTTGTTCGGCGTACTGTTCCACCGTCATCGTTTGCGCCTTTTCCACTGGAAAGCTGGACAGCGCGCTGACGGCGATGCTGCGCATCAGCGGCAAATGTTCCTTGGTCAGCTTTTCCTTTTCCTCGGTGGTGGCGATCACCAGGTCGGCCGACAGGTAATGGCTTTCGGTGTCGCCGGGCATGCGCCGCAACATCACGATCACTTTGTCGAGGGTCAGGAATTTACGCGCCTTCTTGCCGGTTTCCGGCACTTTGACCGGCGCCGCCTGGGCCGCCGCGCCGGGCGCCGTCACCGGCTTGCCCAGATACCATACCGCGCCGCCGGCGGCGCCGGCCGCCAGTGCGGCCACCAGCACAAAAGCGCCTACCAGTTTCAGTTTTATATTCATCAGCTTTCCCGCTGGTTCATGGCGAAGCTGGCCGCCGGCTGGCCGCTATCGGACAGCGCGCGGCCCGGCTCATCTTCGTCGCGTTCGCGGCCGCCCTGGCGTTGCTGGCCGCGCGCATCGCCTTCGGCAAACGCTTGCGCCGCCGGGCTGCGCGGGGCAGGGCTGACATTCACCGAGACGTCGGCGTACTGGCGCTGCGCCAGATCACTGCGCAGGTTGTCGCCGATGCCTTGCAACTGGCGCAAGACTTCGCCGTTGGAGGCGCTCAGATTGACTTGCAGCGCGCCAGCCAGGTGGCGGATCGAAATTTCTATGCGGCCCAGCATCGGCGGATCGAGGCGGATCACCGCGTTCTCGCCCTGGCGTCCCAACTGCACTTGCAGACGCTCGCCGAGCGCTTCGCGCAGCGGCGCCTGCCATTGCGCCGGCTGGNNNNNCACACACTTAATTAATTAAGTGTGTGNNNNNCGCAGCGGCCGTCACTGGCACCGGCGCGGCAACGCTCTGGGCGGCCGCCAGCGGCAGGCTGAAACCGCCCGTCGCCGCTGGCGCGCTAGTGGTGTTGCCGGCCTGGCCAGCACCGGAAGCGGCGCCGGCATCGGTGTCGCCCGGCTTGGCGGCGGCCAGCGCTTCGCGCAGCAAATGGCTGGCGGCCGGCGCTGGCGCGGCGCCGGCGCCGTTGAGCGCGATGGCGGCCGGGTTCAAGCTGATAGTCAAGGCCGGATTGGCTTGGGCCGGGCTGTTTTGCAGCGCGCTGGCGGCGGCCTGGCCGGCGCCGTCGGGCGCGCCGTCGGCGGGCGCCGCGGCTGGCGCTGGCGGGGTCAATCCGGGCGCCATCGGCGCAATCAACGGCGCGCTCATCGCGGCCAGCAGCGCATCGTTGGCGCCTTGCTGGGCGGCTTGCGCGATATCCGCGGCATCGCCCGCATCAGCCGGCTTGGCCGGAGTGGCGGTCGCCGCGTCGTCATCGCGACCGTCGTTGGCGGCGTCGGCCAAACCGAGCAGGCGCGCAAATAGCGGCAATGGCGGCGGCAGCGGGGCAGGATTCGGCGCCGCTGAAGGCTGCGGCTGCGGCTGCGCGCCAGCCGGCGCGGCGCCGGACGGATCGAGCGGCGCAGCAGCGCCGGCCAGGATTTGCGCGGCGCCAGGGGCGGACGCCGCTGTTGCTGTATTGGAACTGATATTGGAACTGATTATCATGCTTGAATCCCGTCTGCATCGATTGCGCCATTGAGGGCGTAGGCGATCCATCCTTCTTTATTTGCCTGCAATGAACCCAGATGTTTTTCCAGGCGGTCTTTTTCTTCAGAGCAAATTTTAACCGCTTGCGCGAATATTTTGCGCAATTGCAACAAAACTGTTTGTTCGGCGTCATTCCAGCCGCCTTGCGCGGCCAGCAGCGGCAAGCTCCCGGCCAGTTCCTGGTTCAGCGTTTCCAGCGCAGTCCAGTCGGCTTGCGCGCTGGCGGCGGCCAGCCGCCGGGCCAGGCCCAGCAACTCGGGGCGCCTATCCATGGTTGGCCTGTACGCCGAGCCAGCCGCGCTTGATGGTGGTCATCAGCGTGGTCACTTCGTCGATCAGCGTCGGATCGAGCTTGATGCCGGCGGTGTACAGGCGCGCCACGCAATAGTCGTACAGGCGCGCCAGATTGACCACCACTTCGCCGCCATCGTCGAAATTGAGCGAACTCGACAAGCCATTGATGATTTGCGTGCATTTGTCGAGGCTGATTGCCTTTTGCTCATAGCGCTTGCCGACGATGTGGCCGCGCGCGCGCGCCAATTCTTCCAGCAGGCCATCGGTCAGCACCAGCACCAGTTCGACCGGCGTGGCGCGGGCCGTCTGGGCGTCCAGGTTGACCGCATGGTAATTGCCGTAAGCATCATTATTTAACATTTTTTATCATCTCACTGTCAAAAACGAGGCAGCGCGCCGGCATCGGTGTCAGGCACGCTATCCTCAGGATTTATTGCTTCCAAACATGGCGTCGAACATGTCGAGCGTCTTTTGCATATTGGCTTGCAATACTTGCAGGCGGGTAAATTGGTCCAGGTAACGCAGGCGGTTACTTTCGTACACGTCATCCAGGTGATCCGAGGTCTGGCCGTACTCTTTTTGCAGTTTCGCGTTGCCGGCCAGGCGCTGGGTAATCTGGCCCTGGGTGTCGCTGCTCCACTGGTTCATCAGCTTGTCGAGCGAGCCCAGCACGCCGGTTTGCCGGCCGATGGTGTTATTGCCGAACAAACTATCCAGGTTGCCCGGCGAGTTGGCCAGCCTGGCGGTCAGCTTGCCGGCATCCAGGGTCAGGCTGCCGTCGCGCGCGCTGGTGATGCCGTAGTCCACCAGCGACACGCCGCCGACGTTTTGGCGCAGCAACTGGCCGATGCTGTTGCGCAGCGAAGCCATGCCCGAATCGCTGTAAAAGATTCCTGGAGCAACACCTTTTTCAGGCTTGCCGGGCGAGGTCAGCGTGTCCAGCGTCGTCTTGAGCTTGTTATAGGCGTCGACGAAGGCTTGCACATTGGCCGTGGTGGCGGTGGAGTCGGTCGCCACCGCCAGCGTAACCGGCGCGTCGCCGTCGGCCATCGCCTTGGTGAAGGTGATCTTGACGTCCTGCAGGTTGGTGAAGGTGTTGGACGCTTGCTGGATGCGGGTGCCGGTGCCTTTCGCGCCCAGCCATACCACCGCGTCCCTGGCCTGCACCACTTGCTTGATATTGGTCGCCGCGTCGGTCACCAGCGCCTTGGTCAGCGCGCTGTTGGTGACGCCGCTGGCGTCCAGCGACACCGCGTTGGCGGCGCCGGTGCTGTTCGATGTCAAAACCAGTTGCGCCTGGTTATCGACGGTCACGATCGAGGCCGTGACCCGCGAGTTATTCTTGCTGCTGGCATTGATGGCGGCCGCGATTTCCTGCGGCGTCAGGGTGCCGTCGCCATTCTTGTCGGCGGCCGACAGGTCGATGTCGAAGCGGTTGTTGCCGGTGCCGTCGCCGATCTTGACGGTCAGCGTGCCGCTGCCGGCCGCCGGGGAGCTGCCCAGGCCGCCATACGAGGTCTGGCTGGCGGTGGCCAGCTGTTCCACGAAGAAGCTGTAGGTGCCCGGCGCCGCCGTCACGCCGGCGGTGGCGCTGCCGTAGGCCGTGTTGCCGAAGGTCGCGGACTGGCTCAGTACCGATTTGTTCTTGCTCATCGCCGTCATCGCGGCCTGGAACGTGGCCATCGCCGACTTCAGGTCGTTCAGCGCCTTGTCGGTCTTGGTCGCCAGGTCGGTCTTGGCTTTTAATGCGTCGACTTGCGCCTGGACGGACAGTGCCGCCAGTTTTTTTGCGGTATCGACCGGGTCGTAAACCGGTGAGGTGATGCTGGTCATGTCGAACTCCAATGGAAGGGGATATGCCTTGATAAGGCGACCCGGATTCCGGTTTTGTGAAGTTTTCCTATAAGAAATTTATAGCAAAACTTATTTTACTTGCCCGCGAAACCAGAATTGGGTAGCCAGCTCATCCTGGCGCTTGGCATCGCGTCGTTGTTGTTCGTTGGCCACATCCTTCTGTTTGCGTGTCAGCACCTGGTCCAATACCTCGCGTTTGGCCCAGGCCGCGTTCAGCGCGCGCTGGGAAATCGCCATATTGGCTACGTGCAGGTGCAAATCGGTGCGGTGCTGGTCGGCCAGCTGCATCACCGCCTGTTTGAAGTCGCCGCAATTGACCGACAGCGCCAACGGCAGCGCGCCGCTGGCGCCGCTGCCGGTGTACAGGCCGGTCAGCCGCTCCAGGTTTTTCTGGTAGCGCTCGCGCACCGCGGTCTGCGCCGCCATGTCGCTTTGCAGGCGTTCGACTTCGGTGCTGCGCAAGTCGACCAGCGTGGTCAGGTTGCGGATCGTGTGTGTCTGGCTCATCGTGCGGCTTTCATGCCATGATCTGTTCAAGTTGTTCGATGCAGCGGGCCAGCGGCGCGTCTTCCTTGGTGCCCTGGCACAGGAATGCCTCGATCTGCGGATGCAATTGCACCGCGCGGTCGGTTTGCGGATCGGCGCCCGGCACG includes these proteins:
- a CDS encoding flagellar hook protein FlgE, with amino-acid sequence MSFDIALSGIQAINEQLNTTSNNIANAGTFGFKSSRANFSAMYAGSRPTGAEVGSLSQSINLGGGVLKTGRGLDAAIDGRGFFVSRDAQNTLSYSRVGIFKAGSDGYLVDSNGRKVQGYGTVPGSTALGPVGDLKIPTGQIPAQASTKLEYTTNLSAGWSVKTGTFNKGDSQTYNDSRTSQLYDSLGVAHTLNQYFVKTGANTVEVHYTLDNTAVGGVTQLAFDTRGQLATINGNGPTNPPPTPVPADYQPTFATVPLTSGAIAGANPITLAINYNGSTQYAGDTSISANKWDGSTSGTYTGVELASDGSLVASYSNGSKQNVGTIALATFADEAALTAVSDTSWVASAASGNALYDRPGVGMSAKLSTNSLEQSNVDITSELVGLMTSQRNYQANSKVISTESAMMQSLMQAL
- the flgG gene encoding flagellar basal-body rod protein FlgG; its protein translation is MNPAMWISKTGVQAQDAKLQAIANNLANVNTVGFKRDRVVFEDLFYQVEQQPGAQRADNTLASGVQLGNGTHMVGTQKVFTTGSPQTTSRELDVAITGNGFLQVLRPDGQAAYTRAGQLGVNENGVMTNAQGLPLVPQITVPANGTDLTIGENGVVSVKVPGNVAPVQLGQLTLTSFINPTGLQALGENLFQETASSGTPTEGNPGEGALGKLKQFSLEGSNVQVVEEMVDMIAAQRTYEMNTKVLSAADNMLQYLSQAAR
- the flgC gene encoding flagellar basal body rod protein FlgC, with amino-acid sequence MGFQDISKIAGSAMAAQTVRLNTIASNLANADSVAGSEAETYRARKPVFAAMFDGGAQDGARVQVLDVVESDEPLRKVYEPGHPMANADGMVFYPNVNSVAEMADMMSASRAFESNVEVLGRIKTMQQSLLKLGET
- the flgB gene encoding flagellar basal body rod protein FlgB encodes the protein MGINFKEALGVHADALQLRADRTRVLAANIANENTPGFQAKDMDFGAALQQLQDREEGGLSVDDAAASLYRVPYHPSRDGNTVEIGVEQAAFSQNASDFQTSLSFASMKLKGLAKAIAGQ
- the flgA gene encoding flagellar basal body P-ring formation chaperone FlgA; translated protein: MERQADAAKLLDPQFEITVGKTARPLAACARPVTVEPADMRSATRMRLSVVCPGTPGWRQDVVARATVSARVAVSAVALMPGKALGPDDVFLERRDVSMIPDSLSDLQALTGLSSRRSLRAGEVLRQSQLTAQVLVKRGEAVRIVARREQIEVSMAGEAMDPGAQDDVIRVRNAASGTVIRARVLAAGQVEPADIPLK
- a CDS encoding flagellar basal body rod protein FlgF — its product is MDALIYTAMSGADRALRAQQVHANNLANMDTSGFRANLEVSTTQPLQNGYGYDDRHMTQTQASAIATHSGTVKETGRDLDVAVSGNGYLTVQVQNGEAYTRAGAMQVDTNGTLSINGRPVLGEGGPITLPEYTSVAIGVDGTISVQVPGSALMQTIDKLKLVNPDGAQLTKNEAGLIVARSGDDLPADPAVRVSGGHLEGSNVSAVEEMVATMSLNRSFEMQMKVFKASDDMTQSGNRLMGS
- a CDS encoding flagellar hook capping FlgD N-terminal domain-containing protein, translating into MQTNLLNNNNNASNNNPNPSQNSATSDMFTKLLVAQIKNQDPLSPTDPAQFVNQLTQQAQMEALQNLATLTASNADALQNIQIIALGAQIGSEVMARTDTVKTSDAKISGSVTLAAASSKTTVTLKGSDDKEYKIELGKQEPGSVPFTIDPVALGLPPGTYKMTVSTSSSDKPTIDIAGKLNSVRLLASGGAVMNVSNLGDVTPDNITGFNGKKT